In the Aneurinibacillus soli genome, one interval contains:
- a CDS encoding HAD family hydrolase — translation MMTEKQYGIIFDMDNTLLQSRIDFGGMKRAVFEEIVSRGLCAGDLAWQDHTASQLIELARQSGKMTKEAEGVIWEAVERFEREGMREAILEPHVLDMLTDLYDYGYLIILTNNARSAAVEALTRTGIAHYFDHIAGREQMTALKPSPSGILHVLNQYLHVPEERWTFVGDSWIDGKAAQDGGIRFFLYRGDSEEMARRGVRPHVHIRHMSELGGHVRDQEGR, via the coding sequence AATTGATTTTGGCGGTATGAAGCGAGCGGTGTTTGAGGAGATCGTAAGCAGAGGGCTGTGTGCAGGTGATCTAGCGTGGCAGGACCATACAGCTTCCCAGTTGATCGAGCTGGCCCGGCAGTCGGGGAAGATGACAAAAGAGGCAGAAGGAGTGATCTGGGAGGCGGTGGAGCGATTTGAACGAGAAGGGATGCGTGAGGCTATACTAGAGCCGCATGTTCTGGATATGCTGACGGATCTGTATGATTATGGCTATCTTATCATACTAACGAACAACGCTCGCTCCGCTGCGGTTGAGGCGCTTACGCGGACAGGGATTGCCCACTACTTCGATCATATAGCCGGGCGGGAACAGATGACGGCACTCAAACCGTCTCCATCCGGGATTTTGCATGTGTTGAACCAGTATTTGCATGTGCCAGAAGAGCGGTGGACGTTCGTTGGGGACTCATGGATTGACGGCAAAGCGGCACAAGATGGAGGCATCCGCTTCTTTTTGTATCGAGGAGATTCGGAAGAAATGGCGCGGCGCGGTGTCCGTCCTCATGTGCATATTCGGCATATGAGCGAGCTTGGCGGACATGTACGGGATCAGGAAGGGCGATGA